Proteins encoded together in one Bradyrhizobium sp. CB82 window:
- the gnd gene encoding phosphogluconate dehydrogenase (NAD(+)-dependent, decarboxylating): MQLGMIGLGRMGGNIVRRLMRNGHSAVVYDKDAKAVADLAADGAQGANTLEEFVAKLDRPRTVWVMLPAGRITETTIETVSKLMQAGDVIIDGGNTFWQDDVRRGKALKERGIHYVDVGTSGGVWGLDRGYCMMIGGDKAVVDRLDPVFDTLAPGAGDVPRTPGREGRDPRIERGYIHAGPVGAGHFVKMIHNGIEYGLMQAYAEGFDILKNASIEALPADHRFDFDLADIAEVWRRGSVIPSWLLDLTSTALAGSPTLSEYSGFVEDSGEGRWTVNAAIDEAVPAEVLTAALFARFRSRKEHTFAEKILSAMRAGFGGHKEPKQPGATKPKA, encoded by the coding sequence ATGCAGCTCGGCATGATCGGCCTCGGCCGGATGGGCGGCAACATCGTCCGCCGGCTGATGCGGAACGGCCATTCGGCCGTCGTCTATGACAAGGACGCCAAGGCTGTCGCCGACCTTGCCGCCGACGGAGCGCAGGGCGCGAATACGCTCGAAGAGTTCGTCGCCAAGCTCGACAGGCCGCGCACCGTCTGGGTGATGCTGCCCGCCGGCCGCATCACCGAGACGACGATCGAGACAGTCTCGAAGCTGATGCAAGCCGGCGACGTCATCATCGACGGCGGCAACACGTTCTGGCAGGACGACGTCCGCCGCGGCAAGGCGCTGAAGGAGCGCGGCATCCACTATGTCGACGTCGGCACCTCCGGCGGCGTCTGGGGGCTCGACCGCGGCTATTGCATGATGATCGGTGGCGACAAGGCTGTGGTCGACCGGCTCGATCCTGTCTTCGACACGCTTGCGCCGGGCGCAGGTGACGTTCCGCGCACGCCGGGACGTGAGGGTCGCGATCCCCGTATCGAACGGGGCTACATCCACGCCGGCCCTGTCGGCGCCGGCCATTTCGTCAAGATGATCCACAACGGCATCGAGTATGGCCTGATGCAGGCCTATGCCGAGGGCTTTGACATCCTCAAGAACGCCAGCATCGAGGCCCTGCCGGCCGATCATCGTTTCGATTTCGACCTCGCCGATATTGCCGAGGTCTGGCGGCGCGGCAGCGTGATCCCGTCCTGGCTCCTCGACCTCACCTCGACCGCGCTCGCAGGCAGTCCGACCCTGTCTGAGTATTCAGGGTTCGTGGAGGATTCCGGCGAAGGGCGCTGGACCGTGAATGCGGCGATCGACGAGGCGGTGCCGGCCGAAGTGCTGACGGCGGCGCTGTTTGCCCGATTCCGCTCGCGCAAGGAGCACACGTTCGCGGAGAAAATACTCTCCGCCATGCGCGCCGGCTTCGGGGGGCACAAGGAGCCGAAGCAACCGGGCGCAACCAAGCCCAAAGCCTGA
- a CDS encoding Cof-type HAD-IIB family hydrolase, which yields MTPPISLVVSDVDGTLVTKDKTLTDRAKAAVQRLREAGIGFTITSSRPSIGMRFLIEPLALTLPVGAFNGSSIVDPRMKPIEQHLIPAAAAERSLQILDDFGADIWIFTSDQWLTRNPDGDYVPHEKRAIRADPTIVSDFSPYLSSACKIVGASADAPHLEACERVMQEALGSQATAIRSQTYYLDVTPPGCNKGTFVQSVARRLGISTNAVATIGDMQNDLAMFRVSGLSIAMGNAADNVKREATCVTTTNEQEGFAGAIEMILKRNGIS from the coding sequence ATGACGCCACCCATCTCGCTCGTTGTCTCCGACGTCGACGGCACGTTGGTGACCAAGGACAAGACGCTCACCGATCGTGCCAAGGCCGCGGTGCAGCGGCTGCGTGAGGCCGGCATCGGCTTCACCATCACCTCCAGTCGTCCCAGCATCGGCATGCGCTTCCTCATCGAACCGCTGGCACTCACGCTGCCGGTCGGAGCCTTCAACGGCTCCTCGATCGTGGACCCCCGGATGAAACCGATCGAGCAGCATCTGATTCCGGCCGCTGCCGCCGAGCGCAGCCTGCAGATTCTCGACGATTTCGGCGCCGACATCTGGATCTTCACCAGCGATCAGTGGCTCACCCGCAATCCCGACGGCGATTATGTCCCGCACGAGAAGCGCGCGATCCGCGCCGACCCGACCATCGTCAGTGACTTCTCGCCCTATCTGTCGAGCGCATGCAAGATCGTCGGTGCCAGCGCCGACGCGCCGCATCTGGAGGCTTGCGAGAGGGTCATGCAGGAGGCACTCGGCTCGCAGGCGACCGCGATCCGCTCGCAGACCTATTATCTCGACGTCACCCCGCCCGGCTGCAACAAGGGCACCTTCGTCCAGTCGGTGGCGCGACGGCTCGGCATCTCGACCAATGCGGTCGCGACCATCGGCGACATGCAAAATGACCTTGCGATGTTCCGCGTGAGCGGCCTGTCGATCGCAATGGGCAACGCTGCCGACAACGTCAAGCGAGAGGCGACCTGCGTGACGACGACCAACGAGCAGGAAGGCTTCGCCGGCGCGATCGAGATGATCCTGAAGCGGAACGGGATCAGCTAA
- a CDS encoding IS630 family transposase (programmed frameshift), which produces MGKPYSLDLRKRVVAAIEGGMSRNQAAKQFGVAISTAIGWMQRVEQTGSVEPGQMGGHKPKAVSGDHAVWLSQRIKDGDFTIRGLVTELAGRGLKVDYHSVWDFVHAEKLSFKKKRVAAGERDRPEVARRRAQWAKYQNRVEAERLVFIDETWTRTDMAPLRGWAPRGCRLHAKVPHGRWKTMTFLAALRHDRIDAPWFIEGPIDGVSFRAYVEKVLLPVLRPGDIVILDNLGSHRSKAVRQLIRSVGAKLFFLPKYSPDLNPIEQVFAKLKHLLRKAAARTVDAVCTAIGNALDAFTSEECANYLKNSGYRT; this is translated from the exons ATGGGCAAGCCGTATTCTCTGGATCTTCGCAAGCGTGTCGTGGCTGCGATCGAGGGCGGGATGTCCCGCAATCAGGCGGCCAAACAGTTTGGAGTAGCGATCAGCACGGCTATCGGCTGGATGCAGCGGGTCGAGCAGACCGGCAGCGTTGAACCCGGCCAGATGGGCGGTCACAAGCCGAAGGCTGTTTCGGGAGACCACGCCGTCTGGCTGTCGCAGCGGATCAAGGACGGCGATTTCACCATACGTGGTCTCGTTACCGAGCTTGCCGGTCGCGGTCTGAAGGTCGACTACCACTCGGTCTGGGACTTCGTACATGCCGAGAAGCTCAGCTTCAAAAAAAAGCG CGTGGCGGCTGGCGAACGGGATCGACCCGAGGTGGCGCGGCGACGAGCCCAGTGGGCAAAGTATCAAAATCGCGTCGAAGCTGAGCGCCTGGTCTTCATCGACGAGACCTGGACCAGGACCGATATGGCACCCTTGCGGGGATGGGCGCCGCGCGGGTGTAGACTTCACGCCAAGGTTCCCCACGGCCGCTGGAAGACTATGACCTTCCTGGCGGCCCTGCGCCACGACCGGATCGATGCTCCATGGTTCATCGAGGGGCCGATCGACGGCGTGAGCTTTCGCGCCTATGTCGAGAAGGTTCTTCTGCCCGTCCTTCGACCCGGCGATATCGTCATCTTGGACAACCTCGGCAGCCACAGGAGCAAAGCAGTTCGCCAGCTCATCCGTTCGGTCGGGGCCAAGCTCTTCTTCCTGCCAAAATACTCGCCCGACCTGAACCCGATCGAGCAGGTCTTTGCCAAGCTCAAGCACCTGCTTCGCAAAGCTGCCGCGCGAACTGTCGACGCAGTCTGCACCGCAATCGGCAACGCACTCGATGCCTTTACCTCAGAGGAATGCGCCAACTACCTCAAAAATTCAGGCTATCGAACTTAA
- a CDS encoding glycoside hydrolase family 15 protein, whose product MSKIEDYALIGDCETTALVGRDGSIDWLCWPAFDSDACFAAILGTRRNGRWQIAPSQALTACSRRYLGNTLILETRFETDGGSVALIDFMPPRGRASDIVRLVRGLKGRVKLRMELIIRFGFGVDIPWVRRTEDRSAVLAICGQDMTVLRTPVETRGEDLTTIAEFEVAAGETIPFVLTYGPSHLAPPEAIDPERAFAETEAFWKDWCGHANRDGDYHDLIMRSLITLKALTFGPTGGIVAAPTTSLPEKLGGMRNWDYRFCWLRDATFTLLALMNSGYTEEASSWHNWLLRAAAGSPANMQIMYGIWGQRRLLEWEADWLDGYEGAKPVRVGNAAHAQLQLDVYGELIDAFHQSRMVKLKLDDESWALECAVLQHLAEVWDHPDHGIWERRGQAKHYVFSKVMSWVAFDRGIKSAETFGFKAPLLHWRTLRDAIHRDVCQRGFDPEVNAFVESYGSKVLDASLLLLPAVGFLPAKDPRVRGTITAIEQHLMRDGFVLRHDPREVSEETQPIEGAFLACSLWLADAHVLAGDLDRAQALFDRVVSIANDVGLLAEEYDSVACRQTGNFPQALTHIALINTAHNLSAARTHSEKPAVQRSQ is encoded by the coding sequence TTGTCAAAGATCGAAGACTATGCGCTGATCGGCGATTGCGAGACCACTGCCCTCGTCGGCCGCGACGGCTCGATCGACTGGCTATGCTGGCCTGCCTTCGATTCCGACGCCTGCTTCGCCGCGATCCTCGGCACCAGGAGGAACGGGCGCTGGCAGATTGCGCCGAGCCAAGCCCTGACGGCTTGCTCCCGCCGTTATCTCGGCAACACGCTGATCCTCGAGACCCGTTTCGAGACGGACGGCGGCTCCGTCGCCTTGATCGACTTCATGCCGCCGCGCGGCAGGGCATCCGACATCGTGCGGCTGGTGCGCGGCCTGAAAGGCCGCGTCAAGCTCAGGATGGAGCTCATCATCCGCTTCGGCTTCGGCGTCGATATCCCCTGGGTCCGGCGGACCGAGGATCGCTCCGCCGTGCTTGCGATCTGCGGGCAGGACATGACGGTGCTCCGCACGCCCGTCGAGACCCGCGGCGAGGACTTGACCACAATCGCGGAGTTCGAGGTCGCCGCGGGCGAGACCATCCCCTTCGTGCTGACCTATGGCCCGTCGCATCTCGCGCCGCCCGAGGCAATTGATCCCGAGCGCGCATTCGCGGAGACAGAAGCCTTCTGGAAGGACTGGTGCGGCCACGCCAATCGCGACGGCGATTATCACGATCTCATCATGCGCTCGTTGATCACCCTGAAGGCGCTGACCTTTGGTCCGACCGGAGGCATTGTCGCAGCGCCGACCACGTCGCTGCCGGAAAAGCTCGGCGGGATGCGCAACTGGGATTACCGCTTCTGCTGGCTGCGCGATGCCACCTTCACGCTGCTGGCGCTGATGAACTCCGGTTACACCGAGGAGGCATCCAGCTGGCACAATTGGCTGTTGCGCGCCGCCGCCGGCTCGCCGGCAAACATGCAGATCATGTACGGCATCTGGGGCCAGCGGCGGCTGCTCGAATGGGAGGCCGATTGGCTCGACGGCTATGAGGGGGCGAAGCCGGTTCGCGTCGGCAATGCCGCCCACGCGCAATTGCAGCTCGATGTCTATGGCGAGCTGATCGATGCGTTCCACCAGTCGCGCATGGTGAAGCTGAAGCTCGATGACGAGAGCTGGGCGCTGGAATGCGCCGTGCTCCAGCATCTGGCCGAGGTCTGGGATCATCCCGACCACGGCATCTGGGAGCGACGCGGCCAGGCCAAGCACTACGTCTTCTCGAAGGTGATGAGCTGGGTCGCCTTCGACCGCGGTATCAAGAGTGCCGAGACCTTCGGCTTCAAGGCGCCGCTGCTGCACTGGCGCACCTTGCGCGACGCCATCCACCGGGACGTCTGTCAGAGAGGCTTCGATCCCGAGGTGAACGCTTTCGTCGAATCCTACGGTTCGAAGGTTCTCGACGCCAGCTTGCTGTTGCTGCCGGCCGTCGGCTTCCTTCCGGCAAAGGATCCGCGGGTGCGCGGAACGATCACCGCGATCGAACAGCACCTGATGCGCGACGGATTCGTGCTTCGGCACGATCCGCGCGAAGTGTCCGAGGAGACGCAGCCGATCGAGGGCGCGTTCCTCGCCTGCAGCCTGTGGCTTGCCGATGCTCATGTGCTCGCTGGCGACCTCGACCGGGCGCAGGCGCTGTTCGATCGCGTGGTCAGCATCGCCAATGACGTCGGGCTCCTGGCCGAGGAATACGACTCGGTGGCGTGTCGCCAGACCGGAAATTTCCCGCAGGCGCTGACCCACATCGCCCTGATCAACACCGCACACAATCTGTCGGCCGCAAGGACCCACAGCGAGAAGCCGGCGGTGCAGCGGTCGCAATAA
- the malQ gene encoding 4-alpha-glucanotransferase, with protein sequence MDLLAEARTKGVQSEFIDALGKLRVTAPDALASILKALPEQHAYRFVSGAVVVRSGRQPHTDLTEAAKLPLRWSVVNDTVLVAQGEARERVIVWPDNLPSGYHRLKLVDASGAAEEAPLIVAPERAFTGDFDRGWLLAVQLYSVRSARNWGIGDFTDLADLVVLAKELGADGVGLNPLHVLFDDRPADCSPYSPNSRLFLNPLYIDVEKIPEFSPGLLPDARATAASLREGDRVRYREAGPLKWRGLRAAFDAFKAKAGLGRRQAFDAFRLERGSLLSRFACFEVLRHRFTGRPWWEWPTEWQRPDETKCAEMRAGPDHDELEFVEFVQWTADWQLAAAQELAGRLGMKVGLYLDVAVGVQSDGFDAWNEQGAISRHLAVGAPPDVLNTVGQDWGLAGFNAGGLEAQSFVPFADMLAASMRHAGAIRLDHVLGLKRLYLVPRGFKPDNGAYVQMPFEALLAAVACESAAHKCIVIGEDLGTVPEGFRETMQDWGIWSYLVMMFERDDAGRFHNLDHYRSNALVTLNTHDLCTYAGWRSFSDLKMKLSLGLDPGENEEARWHALGMLDEILRSNAIQANDLYSVLAFLSRTPSRLLAVSLEDLLGVVDQPNIPGTIDEHPNWRQRLPVVLEKIASSIDRAALKAATRERSHG encoded by the coding sequence ATGGATCTTTTAGCTGAAGCCAGAACCAAGGGCGTCCAGTCCGAATTCATCGATGCCTTGGGCAAGCTGCGGGTCACCGCGCCCGATGCCCTCGCGTCGATCCTCAAGGCCCTGCCGGAGCAGCACGCCTACCGCTTCGTCAGCGGTGCTGTCGTGGTCCGCTCCGGCCGGCAGCCACACACCGACCTTACTGAAGCGGCCAAGCTTCCGCTGCGTTGGTCCGTCGTCAACGACACTGTGCTGGTCGCCCAGGGCGAGGCGCGCGAGCGCGTCATCGTCTGGCCCGACAATCTGCCGTCGGGCTACCATCGGCTGAAACTCGTCGATGCGTCCGGCGCGGCGGAAGAGGCGCCGCTGATCGTGGCGCCCGAGCGCGCTTTCACTGGCGATTTCGACCGCGGCTGGCTGCTTGCGGTGCAGCTCTACAGCGTTCGCTCCGCGCGCAATTGGGGGATTGGCGATTTCACGGATCTGGCCGATCTCGTCGTTCTTGCCAAAGAGCTCGGCGCCGATGGCGTCGGACTCAATCCGCTGCACGTGCTGTTCGATGACCGCCCGGCCGATTGCAGCCCCTATTCGCCGAACAGCCGGCTGTTCCTCAATCCGCTCTACATCGACGTGGAGAAAATTCCGGAGTTTTCGCCAGGTCTGCTGCCGGATGCGCGCGCGACCGCGGCATCCTTACGCGAGGGCGATCGCGTCCGGTATCGCGAGGCGGGGCCGTTGAAATGGCGCGGCCTGCGCGCCGCGTTCGATGCGTTCAAAGCCAAGGCTGGCCTTGGGCGCCGACAGGCATTCGATGCCTTCCGTCTCGAACGGGGATCGCTGTTGTCGCGCTTTGCCTGTTTCGAGGTACTGCGCCATCGCTTCACGGGACGACCGTGGTGGGAATGGCCGACGGAGTGGCAGCGGCCGGACGAAACAAAATGCGCGGAGATGCGCGCAGGCCCCGATCACGACGAGCTCGAGTTCGTCGAGTTCGTGCAGTGGACGGCCGATTGGCAGTTAGCTGCGGCCCAGGAGCTTGCAGGCCGGCTCGGCATGAAAGTTGGTCTCTATCTCGACGTCGCGGTCGGCGTGCAGTCCGACGGGTTCGACGCCTGGAACGAGCAGGGCGCAATCTCCCGCCACCTCGCGGTCGGCGCGCCGCCCGATGTTCTGAACACGGTGGGCCAGGATTGGGGTCTTGCCGGCTTCAATGCCGGCGGCCTGGAGGCGCAGTCGTTCGTACCGTTCGCTGACATGCTGGCGGCCTCGATGCGCCATGCCGGCGCGATCCGGCTCGATCACGTGCTGGGTCTGAAACGGCTTTATCTCGTGCCGCGTGGCTTCAAGCCGGACAACGGCGCCTATGTGCAGATGCCGTTCGAGGCGCTGCTGGCGGCGGTCGCGTGTGAAAGCGCCGCTCACAAATGCATCGTGATCGGCGAGGATCTCGGCACCGTGCCGGAAGGCTTTCGTGAGACCATGCAGGACTGGGGCATCTGGTCCTATCTCGTGATGATGTTCGAGCGCGATGACGCCGGGCGCTTCCATAATCTCGATCATTACCGGTCCAACGCGCTGGTCACCTTGAATACGCATGATCTGTGTACCTATGCCGGCTGGCGCTCATTCAGCGATCTCAAGATGAAGCTCTCGCTCGGCCTCGACCCCGGCGAGAACGAGGAGGCGCGCTGGCACGCGCTCGGCATGCTCGACGAGATCCTGCGCTCCAACGCCATTCAAGCCAACGACCTCTATTCGGTGCTGGCCTTCCTGTCCCGGACGCCGTCGCGCCTCCTCGCGGTGTCGCTCGAGGATCTCCTGGGCGTGGTCGACCAGCCGAACATTCCCGGCACGATCGATGAGCACCCCAACTGGCGCCAGCGGCTGCCGGTCGTGCTGGAAAAGATCGCGTCGAGCATCGATCGCGCCGCGCTGAAGGCCGCAACGCGGGAGCGGTCGCACGGTTAG
- a CDS encoding gluconokinase: MAGAELPCALIVMGVSGSGKSTVAEALGKRLGWHFEDGDSFHPASNVAKMAAGHPLTDEDRWPWLNAIADEIERTCKADGHVIIACSALKHVYRDVLLRGRDDVRFVFLKGTQELIADRLAHRKGHFMPPQLLTSQFKTLEPPDAGEHVITVSIDAAVGAIVDDVLRQLKLGSPKTQRAMS; encoded by the coding sequence GTGGCGGGCGCTGAACTACCCTGCGCGTTGATCGTGATGGGCGTCTCGGGCTCGGGCAAGAGCACGGTCGCGGAGGCGCTCGGCAAGCGCCTCGGCTGGCATTTCGAGGACGGCGACAGCTTTCATCCCGCGAGCAATGTCGCGAAAATGGCCGCCGGTCATCCGCTCACTGATGAGGACCGCTGGCCATGGCTCAATGCCATCGCCGACGAGATCGAGCGGACCTGCAAGGCGGACGGCCACGTCATCATCGCCTGCTCGGCGCTGAAGCACGTCTATCGCGACGTGCTTTTGCGCGGCCGCGACGACGTTCGTTTCGTCTTCCTGAAAGGCACCCAGGAGCTGATCGCTGACCGACTCGCCCATCGTAAGGGCCATTTCATGCCGCCGCAACTGCTCACGAGCCAGTTCAAGACGCTGGAGCCTCCCGACGCCGGCGAGCACGTCATCACCGTCTCGATCGATGCCGCGGTCGGTGCAATCGTCGACGATGTCCTGCGCCAGCTCAAGCTCGGCAGCCCCAAAACGCAACGAGCCATGTCATGA
- the pgl gene encoding 6-phosphogluconolactonase has protein sequence MATEDQPKLMVVADAAALAHAAAERVMARISANPGRVAICLTGGSSPKQLYQLLGTEAYRSKIRWQRVHWFIGDERFVPESDPLNNMNVARAAFLDRDAPSANIHPIPTTAGGPDESAAAYARELQTFYGADRLDPSKPLFDLVLMGAGPDGHTASLFPGFPATEETDRWAVGVPKANVAPFVPRVTLTLPALASCREMLFEIEGAGKRPILTRLLNGENLPATRARSNGETVWLVDQAALPEGFRGGR, from the coding sequence ATGGCGACGGAGGACCAGCCAAAGTTGATGGTCGTCGCCGACGCCGCGGCGCTCGCTCATGCCGCGGCCGAACGGGTGATGGCGCGGATCTCTGCTAATCCCGGCCGCGTCGCGATCTGCCTCACCGGCGGATCGAGCCCGAAGCAGCTCTATCAGCTGCTCGGCACGGAGGCTTACCGCAGCAAGATTCGCTGGCAGCGCGTGCACTGGTTCATCGGCGACGAGCGCTTCGTGCCGGAGAGCGATCCCCTCAACAACATGAACGTGGCACGCGCGGCGTTTCTCGACCGCGACGCACCGTCCGCCAACATCCATCCGATCCCGACCACGGCCGGTGGACCGGACGAGAGCGCCGCCGCCTATGCGCGGGAGCTGCAAACGTTCTACGGCGCCGACCGGCTCGACCCGTCAAAGCCGCTGTTCGATCTCGTCCTGATGGGAGCAGGTCCCGACGGCCACACCGCGTCGCTCTTTCCCGGCTTCCCTGCGACCGAGGAGACCGACCGCTGGGCGGTCGGCGTGCCCAAGGCCAATGTCGCGCCCTTCGTGCCGCGGGTGACCCTGACATTGCCGGCGCTCGCCTCTTGCCGCGAAATGCTGTTTGAAATCGAGGGCGCCGGCAAGCGGCCGATCTTGACGCGCCTGCTCAATGGCGAGAATCTGCCCGCAACACGCGCGCGCTCGAACGGCGAGACCGTCTGGCTGGTCGACCAAGCCGCGCTTCCGGAGGGCTTTCGTGGCGGGCGCTGA
- the zwf gene encoding glucose-6-phosphate dehydrogenase — protein sequence MTKDPQPKRRPENCAFVIFGVTGDLTHRLVIPSLYNLAAENLLPEKFCVVGVARKGMSNDELRDSLMKGLREHATRPVDDVVAQQLLQCVTFVEADAKDPPSFDSLREHLDALECSRGTGGNRLFYLATPPAAFAPTARELGRTGLMREDNGAWRRLVVEKPFGTDLASARALNAELLKIMEEHQIYRIDHYLGKETVQNILVLRFANGMFEPIWNRNHIDHIQITVEERLGVGHRGGFYDATGALRDMVPNHLFQLLSLVAMEPPSRFDAHSVRSEKAEVLSAIQQPSEEEALNSSVRAQYLAGRIGDADIPDYCKTEDVKAGSTTETYVALKLLIDNWRWAGVPFYLRTGKALAHKRTEVAIKFKQAPLSMFSGTTVDRLSQNFLTIGIAPTETIELQFNAKIPGPSVTIDGVEMKFRYGDYFKADPSTGYETLIYDCMIGDNILFQRADGVEAGWQAVQPFLDAWRKEGGNGIETYRAGSDGPACADKLLKRDGRSWRKFS from the coding sequence GTGACAAAAGATCCGCAGCCCAAACGTAGACCCGAGAATTGCGCCTTCGTCATCTTCGGCGTCACCGGCGACCTCACCCATCGCCTGGTGATCCCTTCGCTCTACAATCTCGCCGCCGAGAACTTGTTGCCGGAGAAATTCTGCGTCGTCGGCGTCGCCCGCAAGGGCATGTCGAATGACGAACTGCGCGACAGCCTGATGAAGGGGCTGCGAGAGCACGCCACCCGTCCAGTGGACGACGTGGTGGCCCAGCAACTCCTGCAATGCGTGACCTTCGTCGAGGCTGATGCGAAGGATCCGCCTTCCTTTGATTCGCTCCGTGAGCATCTCGACGCGCTCGAATGCTCGCGCGGCACCGGTGGCAACCGGCTGTTCTATCTGGCGACGCCGCCGGCGGCGTTTGCGCCGACCGCGCGCGAACTCGGCCGCACCGGCTTGATGCGGGAGGATAACGGCGCCTGGCGACGGCTCGTGGTCGAAAAGCCCTTCGGCACCGACCTCGCCTCGGCGCGCGCGCTGAATGCCGAGCTCCTGAAGATCATGGAGGAGCATCAGATCTACCGCATCGACCACTATCTCGGCAAAGAGACGGTACAGAACATCCTGGTGCTGCGCTTTGCCAACGGCATGTTCGAGCCGATCTGGAATCGCAACCATATCGACCACATCCAGATCACCGTGGAGGAACGGCTCGGCGTGGGCCATCGCGGCGGCTTCTACGACGCCACCGGCGCGCTCCGCGACATGGTGCCGAACCATCTCTTTCAGCTGCTCTCGCTGGTCGCAATGGAGCCGCCGAGCCGTTTCGATGCGCATTCCGTGCGCTCCGAAAAGGCCGAGGTCCTTTCCGCAATCCAGCAGCCGAGCGAAGAGGAAGCGCTGAACAGCTCGGTTCGCGCGCAATATCTGGCAGGCCGCATCGGCGATGCCGATATTCCGGACTACTGCAAGACGGAGGACGTCAAGGCCGGCAGCACGACCGAGACTTACGTGGCACTAAAACTCCTGATCGACAACTGGCGCTGGGCGGGCGTGCCCTTCTATTTGCGCACCGGCAAGGCGCTGGCTCACAAGCGGACCGAGGTTGCGATCAAGTTCAAGCAGGCGCCGCTGTCGATGTTCAGCGGCACCACGGTCGATCGCTTGTCGCAGAATTTCCTGACCATCGGAATCGCGCCGACCGAGACCATCGAGTTGCAGTTCAATGCCAAGATTCCCGGACCGAGCGTCACGATCGACGGCGTCGAGATGAAGTTCCGCTATGGCGACTATTTCAAGGCCGATCCGAGCACAGGCTACGAGACGTTGATCTACGACTGCATGATCGGTGATAACATCCTATTCCAGCGCGCCGACGGCGTCGAAGCCGGCTGGCAGGCGGTGCAGCCGTTCCTCGACGCCTGGCGGAAGGAAGGCGGTAACGGCATCGAGACCTATCGCGCCGGCAGCGACGGCCCGGCCTGCGCCGACAAACTCCTGAAGCGCGACGGGCGAAGCTGGCGGAAGTTTTCCTGA